CGATCTGGCGAACCTGTTCCTTTCTTATCGGGTCATCGCCTGGCAGCCGCGGGAGAAGCCGGTGTTCATCCTGGGGATGGTGATGGGGGTGATTTCGTATTCTCCGTATCTGCCGAAGGCGCTGGATTCGATGCTGGACAACCTGCGGATTGTTTTGGGTTTGTGATTCCAGGGGGAGGTGGAGCGTGAGGGATGTCGTCCTTACAGGACTTGTGGTATCGCGCGGGGGGCACCCGGGGCGGCGCTTTGCTTGCCCCGGGCTATCTCATTCCGCACCTTTGGTGCTGGAGGAGTGAACGGTTCCGGATTTATCGGAGGATGGAGGATGGAGGATGGAGGAGGAGGATGGAGGATGGAGGATGGAGGATGCACGGATGCATGGATGCATGGATGCATGGATGCATGGATGCATGGATGCATGGATGCATGGATGCATGGATGATGAGGATCTGATAGGTCCGGATCCGGTGGATTTTTGGAGTGATGCGGAGGTGACGTGCTTTTGAAGTTACGGGGCCGGGTGGAGACGGAACACCGTTTGTTCCGCCGATGGACAGGATGTCCACGGCATGTGGCGTTCAGGATGAACGCGCTCTTTTCGGTGGCTGTCGGCGCGGTGCGACCGAGGGGTCGGGAGCGGAAAGTGGGGCTACCGGGGGCTGGAGCGGGTTAGAGTTCTTCGGCGAGTTCGAGGATGATGCCTTCGGGGCCGCGGATGCAGCAGAGTTTGTAGATGTCGCGGTAGTTGACGATTTCGCCGAGGAGTTCGGCGCCTTTTTGACGGAGGTGGGCGACGGTGCCTTCGAGGTCTCCGACGGTGAAGGCGAGGTGGCGGAGGCCGGGGACGTTCATGGGATGCGGCGGGGTGGCTTCGCCGGGAGAGGCGGGGTGGTGGAATTGGACGAGCTCGATGTTGGCGTTTCCATCGGGGGTTTTCAGCATGGCGATGGAGCTGCGGGCGTTGTCGAGGCCGATGACGCGGTCCACCCATGGGCCGCTGACGTCGTCCTCGCCGATGACTTCCATGCCGAGGGCGAGGAGGAAGTCTCTCATGGCGGGCAGGTCGCGGACGGTGATGCCGATGTGGTCGATGCGGTGGAGTTTCATGGTTTTGATCGATGAGGGGGGGAAGAGTTGATGGTTGAGAGTTGATGGTTGATGGAAAGAGAAGAGGAAGACCGGGAGGAAGAGGTGCCGGTTGATGGTTGAGAGTTGAGAGTTGATGGAAAGAGAAGAGGAAGACCGGGAGGAGGAGGTTGGGGTGATCGGTGGAAGAGGAGATTTACCGCGAAGGTCGCGGAGGGACGCAAAGGAAGAAGAGCTGGGGATTATCCGGGAATGTTGGGAAGGTGCCAGCGAGATATAGGGGGAGGGAAAGGAGAAGGCCGCCCGGTTTCCCGGACGGCCTTGATGTCATAACAAGAGAACTTGCGGGACGGGTGGACTCAGAAGTGGAAGGTGAGGCCGCCTTCGAAGAGGACGTCGTCGTCGAGGGAGACGCCGCTGAAGCTTGGATCGTCGAAGTAGATCCAGCGGGCGCCGCCGAAGATTTCGACGTTGTCGTTCACGTGGTAGGCGAGGCCGGCGAAGACCTGGGCGGTGAATACCCAGTCGTCCGCTTCGGCGGTGGCACCGAAGCCGCTGACTTCGGCATCGACGTAGCTGGCACCGAGACCGCCGCCGACGTAGGCGCTGAGGCCGCCGGAGATGAGGTGCTCGAAGCGGGCGTTGAGGGTGATGGGGACGAGGTCGATCTCGTTGTCACCGCCGGGAGGGGTGACGGCGTCGAGGGCGTCGTGGTTTTCGGTCCAGCCGCCTTCGGCGAAGAGGGAGACGCTCCAGCCGCTGAAGACCCATGGGGAGTTCGCGCCGATCCGGAGGGTGTACATGTCTTCTTCGTAGTCGAGGAGGTATCCGGCGGATCCACCGATGAACCACTGCCATGAGTCGTTGGTGACGGTTGGTGGCGGGGGTTCGTTGATGACTTGCGTGGTCCCGGCAAGGGCTGGCATTGCGAGGAGAAGCGACAACAGGATCGTGTTTTTCATCTGAGTGTTTGGTAGTTGCGTGTTGGGAGGTGGATCGCCAGGGGCGTGCACCGTTCCTTGGGGGCCTCTGCTAGCAAGTGGGATTCCATTTCCGGCGAATGCGGGGAAATCCCGATGGCGCAAGGGGATTCGGGGGGCGGGGAGGCGGGATGGGGGAGCGGTAGGGGGTGCGTTTTGCGCGATGGCGTTGCAATTTTGATGATCGGAGACAAGAGACCAGAGACAAGAGACCAGAGACCAGAGACCAGAGACCAGAGACCAGAGACCAGAGATCAGAGACCTGAGACCTGAGACCTGAGACCTGAGACCTGAGACCTGAGACCTGAGACCTGAGACCTGAGACCTGAGACCTGAGACCTGAGACCTGAGACCTGAGACCTGAGACCTGAGACCTGAGACCTGAGACCTGAGATCCACATCTACGATCTACGATCTACGATCTACGATCTAGAGTTCCTCGATTTCGAAGAGGCTGCGGACGGTGGGGAAGGATTCCTTGCCCATGGAGACGCGCAGTTGGTGGGTCTGGTGGACGAGTTGGGCGAGGGTGGTGGCTTTCATTTTCCGCATGATGCCGGAGCGGTGGGTGCTGACGGTGGCGCGGGGGATGCCGAGTTCCCGGCAGATGCGCTCGTAGCTGATGCCGTCCACCATGCGGAGGAAGATCTCCCGCTCGGTCGCGGTGAGGTTGAGGAGGTTTTCCAGGCGATCCTTGTATTTTTGCCTGGAGTCCCAGAGGGCTTGTTCCTTGGCGAGGGCGGTGGTGACTGCCTGCAGGAGGCTGCTGATGTCGGCGGGCTTGGTGAGGAAGTCGTGGGCTCCGCCCTTGAGGACCTTGACGCTGGTGGGGATGTCTCCGTGGCCGGTGAGGAAGATGAGGGGAAGGATCGCGTGGCGGCGGTTCAGTTCCTGTTGGAGGTCGGGTCCGCTGATGCCCGTGGGGAAGCGGATGTCGAGAACGAGGCAGCCGCGCGGGGGGGCGGTGTGGCTGTCGAGGAAGTCGGTTGCGGTGGGGTGTTGGCGGGTCTGGAATCCCGCTGCTTCGAGCTGGTGGCAGGTGGCGGTGCGGAAGGATTGGTCGGCATCGGCGAGATGGACGACCTGCTCCGCGCGCTCGGTGGGTGTGAGCATGGTTTTCGGTTGGTCAGCGGATCAAGGGGGGCTGACGCGTTTTGATGATGTGGTCACATCAAGGGTTCCGGGGGGGAGGGATGGGTGCTTGTTGGTTTTCGGGTTGGTGGTGCTGTTTTTTTCGGATCACGGTGCGCGGTCCGACGGGGAAAGATGGGTTATTTTGGGGTGGGTTTGCAATGGATATTAGGTGAATGTTTGGGTTGGTGCATTTTGCAACGCGAGGGGATGATCGATGATCGATGAGGGGAAGAGTTGATGGTTGAGAGTTGATGGAAAGAGAGGAGGAAGACCGCGAGGAGAGGTGTCGGGTGGGCGGTGGGTTGTGGAAGAGAAGATTTTACCGCAAAGGCGCGAAGGGAAGGATCGATGAGAGATGAGGGTGAGCGATGATCGATGAGTGACAGAGGGGGAAATCGAAACGCGGAGGACGCGGAGTGCGGGGAGGAAGACGCGGAGGATAAAGTGGCGGTGTGGTGTGGTGTGGTGTGGTGTGGTGTGGTGTGGTGTGGTGTGGTGTGGTGTGGTGTGGTGTGGTGTGGTGTGGTGGGTTTGGGATCTTGAGCACCAAAGGGCGTGATGGGATAGCAAGGGTGGGCGTTCCGGGATGATGGTTTTTGCGGCGGCGGGGGTCTTGAGGGGACGTGGTCGAGGCGGGATCGACGCGGCAGGGATGTCGTCCCTTCAGGACTCCTGGCAAGGGGCATGGTAGGCCCCAGGGTTGCGCTGCGCTTACCCTGGGCTTTCCCATTCCGCACCTTTGGTGCTGGGGAATCCGTTGTTTTGCCTGAGGAGGGGGGCGCTGGTGCTGGGGAATCCGTTGTTTTGCCTGAGGAGGGGGGGCGCGCTGGTGCTGGAGAATCCGTTGTTTTATCCGAGGAGAGGAAGCGCGTGGGTGGTGGAGAAATCCGGTGTTTTGTCCGAGGAGGGGGGCGCGTGGGTGGTTTTCGGAGCGTGCGGGATGATCGCACGGAACAGGTCAACGGGCTCCAGTCCGCGAAAAGGGCGGTGTCGGGTGGCGCGGCGGAAGTGCCGCGCTCGTTGGCGGGCAGACCTTTCCGCCGCCCCTGCCGGGGCGGATATCTCCGCGCGATACTGATCCGGTGGCTTGCGCCGACCGGCTAAGGTCCGCCTGTCCCTCCGGGACGGAAGATGAGCGGAGCCGCGCTGGGGAAGGTGCGGTGAACCATGGTTGGGAGGGTGCGTTGAACCTTGGTTGGGAAGATGCGGTAACCTTGGTTGGGAAGATGAATGGAACCGTGCTTGGCCGCGGGGCGATGGTCGATGCGGTCGCTGTTCCTTGGGGGGGGCGGAGAGGGCGCGGGGTCAGGCTCTTGTGGCGAAGAGGTGGTTGTTGCGCCATTCCATGGGGGTTTCTCCGGTTTCGCGTTTGAAGAAGTTGCAGAATTCGGATTCGGCGTGGAAGGCGCACCGCTTGCCGACGACGGAGATGGGGATGTTGCTGTTGAGGAGGTATTTCCTGGCTTTTTTGATGCGCGAGTTGCGGATGGCCTTGCCGGGGGAGATGTTGAAGGCTTTTTCGAATTCCTTGTAGAAGCCGGCCCTGGAGATGCGGGCGTGTTCGATGAGGTGTTCGACGGTGAGGCCGTCGTCGGGGTATTCCTCGAGCAGTCTCCAGGCGCGCTGCATGCCGCGGTTGATCTGGTGGTAGCCTCCGGTGGAGAATCTTTCGATGATGTCTCCGGTGGTGAGGGGCAGGTAGCGGGTGGTGGCGGTGAGTTCCTCGGTGCCGGTGAACTGGTGGTGGAGGCGTTTCGCGGCTTCGTAGCCGAGGTTGTAGCCGGGGAGGCGCAGGGTGGTGATGCCGGGTGTGCTGTGGACGGCGCAGGGATGGTCGCCGAAGCCGACGATGGCGATTTCGTTGGGGACGTGGATGCCGAGTTCGTCGGCCTTGCGCCAGACGAGGGCGGCCATTTCGTCGTGGACGCACCAGAGGGAGGCGGGTTTGGGGAGGTCGCGGAGGAATTCCTCGAGTTCTTCCTCGCCTTCTCCGCAGAGCATGTGCTCGGGGAAGCGGCCGGGGTCCCTGGAGACGTTGGTGAAGACCCTGATGTCGAAGTTGCCGGAGATACTATGAACGCCGTTGGCGGGAAGGAGGGTGCCGGGCCAGTCGGCGGCGTGCCGGGATGTGGTGACGCAGCCGATGGTGCGGCGTTCGAGGCTTTTCAGGTAGCCGCCGGCGATTTCATGGGTGTTTCCGGCGGAGACGCAGGGGACGGCGCCGGAGTGGGCGTCGTTGCAGTTGACGACGGGGATGGAAGCCGACCACATGTCAGGCAGCCAGCGGTCTCCGGGGGCGGCCCAGGTGACGAAGCCGTGGATTTTCGAGAGGAGGGCGGGAGAGGGGGGCTCGCCGCTTTTGAGCGGGAGGAAGAAGGCCATGAGTCCGGAGTTTTCCAGACAGTAGTTGATGACTCCGTCCATGATGTCCCTGCGGCTCTTGAGGTATTCCTCGCGCAGGAGGACTCCGATGCGGAGCGGGGATGACATGTTGAACCTGACTGATGAAATGGACATGGAAAAAGACCGGTGGAGGGTGGATACAGGGATCCGTGTCGCGCGGGTTCCGGGGATGGGAACGCGGGCGGCGGATCAGGCGGGGTCGACGGGGAGGCCGAGGTCGTGGGCCTGGTGGACGAGTTCCGCGATGGAGCCGGCGGCCATTTTTTCCATGAGGCTGGCGCGGTGGGCGCGGATGGTCCTCTCGGTGGAGCCGAGCCGGCCGCCGATCTGTTTGTTGGTCATTCCGGAGACGACGCAGGAGAAGACCTTGCGCTCGCTGGGGGTGAGTTTCTGCCAGCGGTGTTTGAGGTCCATGCCCTTGCGGGTGAGGTTCCATGTCTGGGCCTCGCGCGCCATGGCCTTGGTGATGGTGGCGAGGAGGACTTCGGCGGTGGTCTGCCGGGTGAGGAAGTCGGCGGCGCCGCGCTTGATGGCGAGGACGCTGTTGGGGATGGTGCCGTGGTCGGTGAGGAAGATGACGGGGAGGTGGTCGTTCCTCCGGATGAGTTCCGCCTGGATCTCAAGTCCTCCGAGTCCGCGTGTGGTGTGGACGTCGAGCACGAAGCAGCCGCGCAGGACGGAGCGCTGGGCTTCCAGCATCTCGGTGGCGGAGGAGTAGGGCCGGAGGACGAGCCCGGCGTCCCGGAGCTGCCGGCTCACGAGGGTGGGAAGGGTCCCGTCTTCATGAATGTAATGAACAAGCTGTTCCGGCTGTGCGTTCAAATGCATTAAGGAGAGGGAGCGGTTTGTTTCGGGAGAATCATTTCGTCTTGGCCGGCGTGGTTGGTTTTCCCTAACCGCCGGGCGGGTGATAAACAGCCGAGATTGGAATCGTCTAGCAGGATATGTGTCTGTTGTCATCATTGATGGTTGGTTGTCCATCGCGTTTGTAAGGCGGGGGATTTCACTGGTGTCGGTAACAATACCGACAAGGGGTGGGGATTCTCCGACCGGTGTAGGGGATTCCCCTATCAGGTCCGGTTAGGGAGGTTTTCGCGTGGGTGGCGATGGGGGTGTGGGGAGGCGGGGGTGTGCGGCGGGGACCTCTCGTTTCCGGGATCCCCGCCGCCGTGTGCCCCTCTGCCTTCCCCGTTCCGCATGATGACGCTGCCATGTCATCTTGTGTGCGGAAAGGTTGCCATGAGGGGTGTGGAGGCATGTCAAGGGCTGCCATCCACACGGTGTTCAGTCATATGCTCCGGCGGACCGGAACGCGGGATCGTGAGGACGCTTATCGCTGGCGCTTACGAAAGAGCAATATGATGCCGAAGAGGCCCATGAGAGGGATGATGTCGGGCTCGGGGATGGCGGTGATGTTGAGGCCGGAGACGGTGTAGAGGTTGGCGTTCGGTTGGCCGACGAGGCTGCCGAGGAGGTCGGTATCAAGCAGGGCGGAGGCGGAGAGGCGCAGTTTGGGATCCACCACGGAGGTTCCGGTGGTGAAGCGGAAACGGGCGGTGCCGTTGGAGGCGGTGAGGTCGGTGAGGCCGAGGACCTGTGCGGGGACGTTGCCCACCGAGTCGTTCACGCTGACGGAGAAGCGGTTGAGGACGGCGGGCGAGAGGTTGCCCAACAGCGAGGTTGTCTGGGCGAGGTTGAAGGTGAAGTCGTAGGTGGTGGAGGGGGCTAGGTTGAGCCCGACGTCTCCGAGGTCGATGGTGGCGGACCATTGCGGGGTGAGCCCGGCGTTGACGATGGGGCCGAGGATGTTGTTGCCGAGGACGCCCACGAGGCCGCTGGTGCTCCTGTTGGTGCCGAACTGGATGGAGCTGGGCCCGATGATGGTGTTGGAGAAGAGCTTGAGGGTGCCGGCGAGGATGAGGCCGACGCTGGCGCTGCCTCCGGCGGTGGCGGTGTAGGCTCCGGAGACGGTGTTGGTGTTGTGGGTGAGGTTGACGCCCACGTTCGCGAGGCCGGCGAGGCTGAGGTTGACGTCAGCGTTCGCGGGGACGGCGGCGTCCGGGCTGGTGGCGGTGACGTTGGAGACGGGCAGCAGTACGGTCGCGGCCTGGAGCTGGACTGGGAGAGCCAGCAGCAATGCGACAAGTATGTTCTTTTTCATAGGGTTGGTGTTCTTTTTTTTGGGGTTTTTCGGGGCCTGCGGAGGCTCCCTGGGTTTTGGGGTTATGTAGCGATCACATGTGTAGTTGGGGTTGTGGAATTCATCTATTGGCACTTGGGGCAAAATGTATGCACCAAACGACAATGTTCGGGTGAACATTTGTTTTGGAGGGGGAAGTCGCTGGTTTTCAGAGGTGGGGGGTGATCGATCTATGAAAGATGAGTGTGAGCGATGATCGACGAGTGGAAGAGCTGGTGGTTGGGAGTTGATGGAAAGAGAAGAGGATGATGGCGGGGAAGAGGTGCCGGGTGGGCGGTGGTTGGTGGAAGGGAAGATATGTCGAAAGGGCGCGGGGGGAGTTATGGGACGTGGCGGGTGGGCGTGGTGCCGCACTGCTGTGGAGCCGCCGGTGCGGGACGTGGCGCCCTGTCGGCGGTCTCCGGGGGGGGAACTACTGGGTTTGTCGTAGTTGGCGGAGTGCTGGTGGTTCCGGCGGGGATTTTTAATGGGATTTTCTTCGGGGGGCGGATGGATTATCGAGTGCCATGGTTGCCGAGGATCATGAGGAGGGTTTCCTGCTGCTCTCGACGGGGGATGGGAGGAAGCAGTGGTTGTTCAATCTGATCGAATCGATCCGGGAGTTTTATCCGGAGGCGCCGGTGCATGTGCTGACGGATGCTCCGGTGGATGTGCCGCACACGTTGATCGGGGCGGGGACGGGGCTGGATTCGCGTTTCTACAAGACGCGGCTTTATCATCATTCACCGTTCGGCAGGACGATTTTCCTGGATGATGACACGATCGTGAACGGTTGTTTCGGGATGCTGGAGGGGTTGTTGGACGGGTGGGATGTGGGGATGGCGCTGGATCCTTTCGCGACGCTGGGATTGTGGCGGGACAATGTGTTGCGGAATTGCATGGGGCATTTTCCGGGGTGGGACGCGTTTGTGGGTTATGTGGACGGGGTGAAGGAGGACAGGCCGTTTTTCAACAGCGGGGTGATGGTGTGGAGGCGGGGCGAGGTGGCGCGGCGGTTGTTCGACCGGTGGCACGGGTTGTGGCGGGACGGGGGGAGGGGGCCGGACCAGACGTGGCTGGCGAGGGCGGTCCTGGAACTGGAGGTGGAAGTGAGGGTGCTGCCGCAGGAGATGAATTTTTATCCGGTGGAGGGGCATCGGTTCGGGCACGGGAGTTATCCCCGGGCGGAGGAGGCGAAGGTGATTCATTATCTTTCGCACCATGGGAAGCGGGTGATGGAAGAGGCGGGAAGGAGGGCGCCGTTTCATCGGGCGTATTTGGAGCATGTGGCCGGGAGGGGGTAGATTGTGGATGGTGGATTGTGGATTGTGGATTGTGGATTGTGGATTGTGGATGGTGGATGGTGGATGGTGGATGGTGGATGGTGGATGGTGGATGGCCGGGTGCTGTGGCGACAGGCGGGGGCTTTGGTTTTTGAACCACGGATGGACACGGATGAACACGGATTAAGAAGACGGATGGAAGATGGATGGAAGATGGATGGAAGATGGATGGAGCAGTTCTCTACTACGGGTCATTCGGGGGTGACCTTATCGTGGGTTCTTCCCGGGGAGATATATGATGGGATTTAAAATGGGGCGGGGGGATTTTCTTGATCGGGGGGTGGGGTGACATTTTACTTCACGGACGAATGAATATTCCAAAGATCATCCATCAGTCGTGGAAAGATAGTAATGTGCCCGCGGAGGTATATCCGCACGCGTGGCAGGATTCGTGGCGGAGGCATCATCCGGGGTGGGAGCATGTCCTGTGGACGGATGAGGACAACCGCGATCTGGTGAGGACGAGGTATCCGGAGTTCCTGCGGTTTTATGACGGCATGGATGTGGGGATCAAGAGGGCGGATTTCGCGCGGTTCCTCTACATGCATTCGCATGGCGGGGTGTATGCGGATCTGGATTTCATCTGCCTGCGGGAGCTGACGCCGCTGTTGCATGGGGCGAGGCTGGTGGTGGGGCGGCTGACGGAGGACAACACGCATTACAGGATTCCGAACGCTTTCATGGCGTCGGAGCCGGGTGTGGATTTCTGGCTGAAGGTGGCGAGGGACGCGATGGCGGCTCCGGAGTGGGAGCAGGGGGTGGAGCGGCTTTCGGGGCCTTTCCGGCTGCAGTGGGCGCTGGAGAAGTACCGGCCGGAGGGTCTGAGGATCCTGGATCCGCACCTGGTTTATCCGATCGACTGGATCCATCTGACGCATTGGCATGACGGGGTGCTTTTCCGTGAGGATGAGGCGAGGATGGCGCGGGAGTTCCGGGTGATGCCGCTGGAGAGGATCGAGGCGGCGCTTCCCCAGGCGTTCGCGGTGACGACGTGGAACCATAACTGGTGATATCATGGAAACGGTGGCGAAGGATGACGGAGTGAAGGGGAGGCGGGTGGACCTGGTGGTGGCGCGCTACGGCGAGGGGCTGGAGTGGCTGGCGTGCGTGCCGGCGCATGTGAGGGTGATCGTGTATAACAAGGGGTGGGAGGTGACGGAGCGGGAGGTGCTGGAGAGGATTGATGTGCTGATCCGGCTGGAGAATGTGGGGAGGGAGTCGGAGACTTTTCTGACGCATGTGGGGTCGGGTTTGTCTCGTGATGCGGACCGGGTGGTTTTCACGCAGGGGGATCCTTTTCCGCATAGTCCGGATTTCCTTGATCTGCTGGAGCGGGAGGAGGAGTGGAGGGAGGTGCAGGCGTTGTCGGTGCGTTGGCTGGAGCAGCATGACGTTCCCCCGCGGTTGCTGGTGGATGGGGACAGGCGGGACCGGGTGGGGGGGCTGCGGGTGCGGCGCGAGGTTTTTTCGCTGCGCACGCTGGCTCCGCCGGGGTTTCACGATGCGGGTGCGGTGGGGATTTCCAGGGATTACCGCAGGTGCCACGGGCTGCCGGCGGGGACGAACATCGTGGAGCATTTCCTGCGGTTGGCGGGGTGGGATGAGCTGGCGGATGAGGCGGGCGCGGCGGATCTGGGGGTGTTTTCGTATGGGGCGGTTTTCGCGGTGGCGGGCGGGCGGCTGGCGCGGGTGCCGGGGGTGGTGCTGGAGGGGTTGCGGGTGCTTTCGTGCGGTGACCGGTCGCATGGTTATCTGTGCGAGCGGCTGTGGCTGCATTTGTTCGGCGCGGCGTTCGTGGCGGTGGATATGGAGGAGAAGGGGGGATCCGGGGTACGATGAATGCCGTGGATGCGAGGATGGTGCCGCTGAATGTGAGGAGGGGATTTTCCCCGGGGGCTCGGTATGACCTGAACCTGGCGGTGCTGACGCATTGCGCGGAGCGGAACATGAACCGCATCTCGTGCATGAAGCGGTGGGGGGTGCTGAATGTGGGGGGGCGAAGGGTGCACATCACTCTGATCGTGAATCCGGGTGATTTCGGTCATGCGGAGGAGATCGCCGCGGGATGGCGGGAGGTGGGGGAGGTGTCGGTGCTGGAGATGCCGTGCGCGGAGCCGATCCCGAAGATCAACGGGTATTACCTGTGGCTGTTGGGGGCGGATTTCACGGCGAGGTGGCACGGGCGGGTGGATGATGATTCGGTGACGGATGTGGCGGCGATGCTGGGTTATCTGGACGGTGAGTTCGGCGTGGAGCCGGTGCATGTGGCGGGCGGGCCGGTGTCGAGGCATGAGAACGAGCCGTTGTTCGTGCCGTTTTTGCTGGAGCACGGGATTTTCATCGATGACACGCGGACGGAGTATGAGAGTTCGTTCACTTCGGAGATGGGGATGCGGGTGATTTTTTCACACGGCAGGGGGCGGTGGTTGATCGAGGAGAGCGGACGGCGTTTCAGCAGGCCGGGGGATCGGGCGCTGGCGTTCGCGGCGCATGTGTCCGGGGTGCGGGTGGTGGAGAACGCGCATTCGATTTATTGGTTCGAGCTGGTGAGGCTGCCGGTTTTCGGCGGGGATGTGTATCACATGCATTATGTGCCGTGGCATGACGGGGAGGTGACGCGGCGGCTGGGGGAGTGTTATCCGGATTTTTTTTAGGCGGCCGAGTGGATAGTGGATAGTGGATAGTGGATAGTGGATAGTGGATAGTGGATAGTGGATGGGAGATGGAAGATGGAAGATGGAAGATGGAAGATGGATGATGGATGATGGATAATGGATAATGGATAATGGCCGGGTGCTGTGGCGACGGGCGGGGGCTTTGGATTTTGAACCACGGATGGACACGGATGAACACGGATTAAGAAGATGGAAGATGGTGGATGGTGGATGGTGGATGGTGGATGGTGGATGGTGGATGGTGGATGGTGGATGGAATGAATATGGAATTGGGTGATTTTTAATATAACGAGATATGAAACGTGCTTTTTTGATAACGGGGGCGGAGGGGTGTGGGGCGATGGTGGTGACGCGGGCGGTTTGCTCGGCGGGGGTGTATGGCGACTATGGCCATGTGCAGAGGCTGGATGACGCGGATTTCGAGGCGGCGCCGGATGGGATCGTGCTGAGGAGGAGTTGTCCGCATGGCGGGGTGTGGCCGGATCTGGCGGAGCTGGTGGGGCGGATGAGGGAGGCGGGGTATGTGGTGGTGCCGGTGCTGGTGATGCGGAATGTGATCATGAACATCGAGGCGCAGGTGAGGCATGGCTATGTGGAGACGCACCGGATGGCGCATGACTCGATCGTCCGGGCGAACGGCTGGGTTTTCTCGAAGCTGGCGGAGGTGGGGTTGTATCCGGAGGTGGTGTGCTTCGAGGCGTTCGTGCTGGATGGGGAGGTGAGGAGGGTGTTTTTCGAGAGGCTGGGGTTGGATGGGCCGGAGATGGAGTTTTTTGATCCGGTGTCGAGGTATCGGACGGATCAGGAGGAGTTGAGAGTTGAGAGTTGAGAGTTGAGAGTTGGATGTTGGATGTTGGATGTTGGATGTTGGATGTTGGGTCAGGCGG
The DNA window shown above is from Luteolibacter yonseiensis and carries:
- a CDS encoding response regulator transcription factor, which produces MHLNAQPEQLVHYIHEDGTLPTLVSRQLRDAGLVLRPYSSATEMLEAQRSVLRGCFVLDVHTTRGLGGLEIQAELIRRNDHLPVIFLTDHGTIPNSVLAIKRGAADFLTRQTTAEVLLATITKAMAREAQTWNLTRKGMDLKHRWQKLTPSERKVFSCVVSGMTNKQIGGRLGSTERTIRAHRASLMEKMAAGSIAELVHQAHDLGLPVDPA
- a CDS encoding outer membrane protein, producing MKNTILLSLLLAMPALAGTTQVINEPPPPTVTNDSWQWFIGGSAGYLLDYEEDMYTLRIGANSPWVFSGWSVSLFAEGGWTENHDALDAVTPPGGDNEIDLVPITLNARFEHLISGGLSAYVGGGLGASYVDAEVSGFGATAEADDWVFTAQVFAGLAYHVNDNVEIFGGARWIYFDDPSFSGVSLDDDVLFEGGLTFHF
- a CDS encoding glycosyltransferase family 32 protein, which gives rise to MNIPKIIHQSWKDSNVPAEVYPHAWQDSWRRHHPGWEHVLWTDEDNRDLVRTRYPEFLRFYDGMDVGIKRADFARFLYMHSHGGVYADLDFICLRELTPLLHGARLVVGRLTEDNTHYRIPNAFMASEPGVDFWLKVARDAMAAPEWEQGVERLSGPFRLQWALEKYRPEGLRILDPHLVYPIDWIHLTHWHDGVLFREDEARMAREFRVMPLERIEAALPQAFAVTTWNHNW
- a CDS encoding response regulator transcription factor, which translates into the protein MLTPTERAEQVVHLADADQSFRTATCHQLEAAGFQTRQHPTATDFLDSHTAPPRGCLVLDIRFPTGISGPDLQQELNRRHAILPLIFLTGHGDIPTSVKVLKGGAHDFLTKPADISSLLQAVTTALAKEQALWDSRQKYKDRLENLLNLTATEREIFLRMVDGISYERICRELGIPRATVSTHRSGIMRKMKATTLAQLVHQTHQLRVSMGKESFPTVRSLFEIEEL
- a CDS encoding helix-turn-helix domain-containing protein, whose protein sequence is MSISSVRFNMSSPLRIGVLLREEYLKSRRDIMDGVINYCLENSGLMAFFLPLKSGEPPSPALLSKIHGFVTWAAPGDRWLPDMWSASIPVVNCNDAHSGAVPCVSAGNTHEIAGGYLKSLERRTIGCVTTSRHAADWPGTLLPANGVHSISGNFDIRVFTNVSRDPGRFPEHMLCGEGEEELEEFLRDLPKPASLWCVHDEMAALVWRKADELGIHVPNEIAIVGFGDHPCAVHSTPGITTLRLPGYNLGYEAAKRLHHQFTGTEELTATTRYLPLTTGDIIERFSTGGYHQINRGMQRAWRLLEEYPDDGLTVEHLIEHARISRAGFYKEFEKAFNISPGKAIRNSRIKKARKYLLNSNIPISVVGKRCAFHAESEFCNFFKRETGETPMEWRNNHLFATRA
- a CDS encoding VOC family protein translates to MKLHRIDHIGITVRDLPAMRDFLLALGMEVIGEDDVSGPWVDRVIGLDNARSSIAMLKTPDGNANIELVQFHHPASPGEATPPHPMNVPGLRHLAFTVGDLEGTVAHLRQKGAELLGEIVNYRDIYKLCCIRGPEGIILELAEEL